Proteins encoded within one genomic window of Thalassophryne amazonica chromosome 23, fThaAma1.1, whole genome shotgun sequence:
- the LOC117505148 gene encoding flocculation protein FLO11-like: MNSIRVFVLLLVASSHLFIPAVSSQDPPTPSTKPILTATTSTVPNAAAATSKTAAATDAAKAAGTDAAAITTATTKLPKILPATQTAPATTVAAPIEPTTPATSASKTEAPAPMPAKTTLPPPAPPTPLPTALPTTPKVKVKANETASEMGRNNTLEPRSSKPAKNASGTLNTSKDTQRPDESFEIPTIKGPGAPTRVPDRQGNENKTSQEKGAGSQTGGEKKESPKSDKRLWWILLPVLLVGAAASIFILRFKFKKVHDHTDTFDTGTENASFQSRPESTKDGVMLLGVKSSSGEENSAAR; this comes from the exons ATGAATTCCATCAGGGTTTTTGTGCTTCTTCTGGTGGCATCTTCCCACCTCTTCATACCAG CTGTCTCAAGCCAAGATCCACCAACACCCTCGACAAAACCAATACTAACAGCCACCACATCAACCGTACCCAATGCTGCGGCAGCAACAAgcaaaacagcagcagcaacagatgCTGCAAAAGCAGCAGGAACAGACGCAGCAGCAATAACAACTGCAACAACAAAATTGCCAAAAA ttctGCCAGCAACCCAAACAGCTCCAGCCACTACGGTTGCTGCTCCGATTGAACCCACTACGCCTGCTACATCGGCCA GCAAAACTGAGGCGCCAGCTCCGATGCCTGCAAAGACGACTCTTCCACCGCCTGCTCCACCAACTCCTCTACCAACTGCTCTACCAACTACtccaaaagtgaaagtgaaagccaATGAAA CTGCTTCAGAAATGGGCCGAAACAACACCTTGGAGCCAAGATCTTCAAAACCTGCAAAGAATGCCTCTGGAACTCTGAACACCTCGAAAGACACACAAA GACCAGATGAAAGCTTTGAAATACCAACAATCAAAGGAC CAGGTGCACCCACTCGTGTTCCAG ATCGGCAaggaaatgaaaataaaacatcTCAAGAGAAAGGTGCTG GTTCTCAGACTGGCGGTGAAAAGAAAGAATCCCCTAAATCAG ACAAACGGCTGTGGTGGATTTTGCTGCCTGTCCTCCTGGTTGGCGCTGCAGCTTCCATCTTCATCCTCAGGTTCAAATTCAAGAAGGTCCACGATCACACAG ACACTTTCGACACCGGCACTGAAAA TGCTTCATTCCAGAGCAGGCCAGAAAGCACCAAGGACGGCGTCATGCTCCTCGGCGTGAAATCATCAAGTGGAGAGGAAAACT CTGCAGCGCGATAA
- the LOC117505290 gene encoding DNA damage-inducible transcript 4-like protein, whose amino-acid sequence MVATSTLKAKSGEYVWDSSERRYEQENELDFWDRYLAQHRRSLDTREERSCQQLAKMFEKCLSGAKKTTLQCSSVLVPETLTRRVAHEVLRLACGEPCGLRGSIIHVHVELDKGCKNLDKIVYDATVVPTFELTVVFKQDGLAWPSLRDFFFMGTCFASTFRHALKLSPSFRLTKKKLYSSSAGTVVEEC is encoded by the exons ATGGTTGCCACGAGCACATTAAAGGCGAAAAGCGGCGAGTACGTTTGGGATTCGTCTGAGAGGCGATATGAGCAGGAAAACG AGCTCGATTTTTGGGATCGCTACTTGGCTCAGCATCGGAGGAGTTTGGACACCCGTGAAGAGAGGTCGTGTCAGCAGCTGGCCAAGATGTTTGAGAAGTGTCTGTCAGGAGCAAAGAAGACGACCCTGCAGTGCTCCTCTGTGCTGGTGCCAGAGACTCTTACACGAAGAGTAGCCCACGAAGTTCTGCGCCTGGCATGTGGTGAACCCTGCGGCCTGCGTGGCTCCATAATCCATGTCCATGTGGAGCTGGACAAAGGCTGCAAGAACCTGGACAAGATTGTGTACGATGCCACTGTGGTGCCCACGTTTGAGCTGACAGTTGTGTTCAAACAGGATGGGCTTGCCTGGCCCAGCCTCCGAGACTTTTTCTTTATGGGAACCTGCTTTGCCTCAACATTCAGGCACGCACTTAAACTCAGCCCAAGTTTCCGGCTCACCAAGAAAAAACTGTACTCCTCTTCAGCTGGCACTGTGGTGGAGGAATGCTGA